Proteins from a single region of Scylla paramamosain isolate STU-SP2022 chromosome 35, ASM3559412v1, whole genome shotgun sequence:
- the LOC135090559 gene encoding polypeptide N-acetylgalactosaminyltransferase 1-like — MFRLWACRRRGRWAGVGVMVLLLFVLVFLIREPRTNFEDDSDVMIPLKSRHRNQEEYIDKRGIHVVVGHYMGDDIPGKTTPNLTDEILNTNGYSPDPKAGALGSPVEIPTWDSARMQKLYHINRFNLLASDRIPVNRTLPDIRKKKCVEKQYHLDKLPSTSVIIVFHNEAWSTLLRTVHSVISRSPAAVLEEILLVDDASERKFLKEPLEEYVAKLPVTVRVLRSPTRTGLIRARLMGAQEAKGTVLTFLDAHCEATAGWLEPLLSRIAEDRTRVVCPIIDIIHEDTFQYVRSFELHWGAFNWNLHFRWYTLGQHELEGRKRDITEAYRTPAMAGGLFSIHKDYFFQLGSYDKNMDVWGGENLEMSFRVWMCGGSVEIAPCSHVGHVFRKSSPYTFPGQGGVGGVLYRNLARVALVWLDDWSEFYFKINSEAARVRDDVAVRDRLMLRDRLQCHDFQWYLDNIWPEHFFPTKDGFFGKIRHEAQDKCLIRPGGRFGGSVQPTGMATLKECVIEVYPPQTFVFNKKGYIMTDESVCLDSPDFDTATHPQVRVMACNEFDRQRWTYDETSRLVKHIKSGLCLDLPSKMNPDTLSLNKCDTSAKNQRWTFQHEEWLR, encoded by the exons GTTATGGGCGTGCCGGCGGCGTGGGCGATgggcgggcgtgggcgtgatggtgctgctgctgtttgtgctTGTTTTCCTCATCCGGGAGCCGAGAACAAATTTCGAGGATGATTCAGACGTTATGATCCCCTTGaa GTCTCGCCACCGTAACCAGGAGGAATACATAGACAAACGAGGCATTCACGTGGTGGTCGGTCACTACATGGGAGACGATATCCCAGGCAAGACAACTCCGAACCTGACAGACG AAATCCTCAACACAAATGGTTACTCACCGGATCCGAAGGCTGGGGCGTTGGGGAGCCCGGTTGAAATTCCCACCTGGGATTCGGCTCGCATGCAGAAGCTGTATCATATTAACCGGTTCAACCTCCTCGCCTCTGACCGCATCCCAGTTAACCGCACGCTGCCAGACATCCGGAAGAAGAA gTGCGTGGAGAAGCAGTACCACCTGGATAAGCTTCCCTCCACCTCCGTCATCATTGTCTTCCACAACGAGGCGTGGTCCACTCTGCTGCGCACCGTTCACTCCGTCATCTCCCGCTCCCCGGCAGCCGTCCTGGAGGAGATCCTGCTGGTGGACGACGCCTCggagagaaagttcctcaaG GAGCCGCTGGAGGAGTACGTAGCGAAACTCCCTGTGACTGTGCGCGTCCTTCGCTCCCCAACGCGGACAGGATTGATAAGGGCGAGGCTGATGGGCGCTCAGGAGGCGAAGGGTACCGTGCTCACCTTCCTGGATGCTCACTGCGAGGCCACGGcag GATGGTTGGAGCCACTATTGTCACGCATCGCCGAGGATAGAACCCGCGTGGTGTGTCCCATTATAGACATCATCCACGAGGACACATTCCAATACGTGCGGTCCTTTGAGCTGCACTGGGGCGCCTTCAACTGGAACCTTCACTTTCGCTGGTACACTCTGGGCCAACACGAGCTGGAGGGGAGGAAGCGAGACATCACCGAGGCATACAG GACTCCAGCCATGGCGGGGGGACTCTTCAGTATCCACAAGGACTACTTCTTCCAGCTGGGATCCTACGACAAGAACATGGACGTGTGGGGTGGCGAGAACCTTGAGATGTCCTTCAGG GTATGGATGTGCGGGGGATCAGTGGAGATCGCGCCCTGCAGTCACGTGGGTCATGTCTTCAGGAAAAGCTCTCCCTACACCTTCCCGGGGCAGGGGGGCGTGGGAGGCGTCCTGTACCGCAATCTGGCGCGCGTGGCCCTGGTGTGGTTGGATGACTGGTCAGAGTTTTACTTCAAGATCAATTCAG AGGCGGCGCGGGTGAGGGATGATGTCGCAGTGAGGGACAGACTGATGCTGAGGGACCGTCTGCAGTGCCATGACTTCCAGTGGTACCTTGACAACATCTGGCCCGAGCATTTCTTCCCCACCAAGGACGGATTCTTCGGCAAG ATCCGTCATGAGGCGCAGGACAAGTGCCTAATCAGACCAGGAGGGCGGTTCGGGGGCAGCGTGCAACCCACAGGCATGGCTACGCTGAAGGAGTGCGTCATTGAGGTGTATCCGCCACAGACCTTCGTGTTTAACAAGAAGG GCTACATCATGACGGACGAGAGCGTGTGTCTGGACTCCCCGGACTTCGACACGGCAACACATCCTCAGGTCCGCGTGATGGCGTGCAACGAATTCGATAGACAGCGGTGGACTTATGACGAAACCTCGCGCCTGGTCAAGCACATCAAGTCTGGCCTGTGTCTCGACCTCCCGTCCAAGATGAATCCTGATACTCTCTCGCTGAATAAGTGTGACACATCCGCCAAGAATCAGAGGTGGACTTTCCAGCATGAGGAGTGGCTGAGATAA